From Natronorubrum halophilum, a single genomic window includes:
- the lonB gene encoding ATP-dependent protease LonB, with product MNNDTNVDDPPEDPSDAVPAEERPERRGDQSPLEADGDGHSDVDDPIDDPESVSHEEDDGTTEAGTELGSTVEVDPGVDIDEEIAEDDLLGGLKIDSTDDIEIPDRLVDQVIGQDEARDIIIKAAKQRRHVMMIGSPGTGKSMLAKAMSQLLPQEDLQDVLLYHNPDDGNEPKVRTVPAGKGEQIVAAHREEANKRNRMRSILMWVVIAVIIGYTILSSSSLLLGILAAGVVWLIFRTMSQGSDTMVPNMLINNGDKRTAPFEDATGAHAGALLGDVRHDPFQSGGMGTPSHDRVEAGSIHKSNKGVLFLDEINTLDVRTQQKLMTAIQEGEFSITGQSERSSGAMVQTEPVPCNFIMIAAGNLDAMENMHPALRNRIKGYGYEVYMEDTIEDTPEMRRKYVRFIAQEVERDGRLPHFTADAVEELILESKRRSGRKNHLTLHFRTLGGLVRVAGDIARSEDRERTTRDDVLRAKDRSRSIEQQLADDYIERRKDYELQVTKDGVEGRVNGLAVMGEDSGIMLPVMAEIAPAQGGGQVIATGQLKEMAEESVQNVSAIIKKFSDVDLSEKDIHIQFVQAGQQGVDGDSASITVATAVISALEDIPVDQSIAMTGSLSVRGDVLPVGGVTHKIEAAAKAGCKTVIIPKANEQDVMIEDEYEEMIEIVPCSNISEVLEVALMSEPKKDSLLDRLRSITGTAFDQGSVGSASGSNPSLQ from the coding sequence CGGCGACGGTCACAGCGACGTCGACGATCCGATCGACGACCCCGAGTCGGTGTCCCACGAGGAGGACGACGGCACCACCGAGGCCGGAACGGAACTCGGAAGTACGGTCGAGGTCGATCCCGGCGTCGATATCGACGAAGAGATCGCCGAAGACGACCTCCTCGGCGGTCTCAAGATCGATTCGACGGACGATATCGAAATTCCGGATCGACTCGTCGACCAGGTCATCGGACAGGACGAAGCGCGAGATATCATCATCAAAGCGGCGAAACAGCGCCGCCACGTCATGATGATCGGTTCGCCGGGGACCGGAAAGTCGATGCTGGCGAAGGCGATGAGCCAACTGCTTCCACAGGAGGATCTCCAGGACGTCCTCCTCTACCACAACCCGGATGACGGCAACGAGCCGAAGGTCCGAACCGTCCCCGCGGGGAAGGGCGAACAGATCGTCGCCGCCCACAGGGAGGAAGCCAACAAGCGCAACCGGATGCGCTCGATCCTGATGTGGGTCGTCATCGCCGTCATCATCGGCTATACGATCCTCTCCTCCTCCTCTCTCTTGCTGGGAATTCTCGCGGCAGGAGTTGTCTGGTTGATCTTCCGGACCATGAGCCAGGGGTCGGACACGATGGTTCCGAACATGCTCATCAACAACGGCGACAAGCGCACCGCGCCGTTCGAGGACGCGACCGGTGCCCACGCCGGCGCACTGCTGGGCGACGTCCGCCACGACCCGTTCCAGTCCGGCGGGATGGGAACCCCGAGTCACGACCGGGTCGAAGCCGGTTCCATTCACAAGTCCAACAAGGGCGTGCTCTTCCTCGACGAGATCAACACGCTCGACGTCCGCACCCAGCAGAAGCTGATGACGGCGATCCAGGAGGGCGAGTTCTCGATTACGGGCCAGTCCGAGCGCTCCTCGGGCGCGATGGTCCAGACCGAGCCCGTCCCCTGTAACTTCATCATGATCGCCGCGGGGAACCTGGACGCGATGGAGAACATGCACCCCGCGCTCCGCAATCGAATCAAGGGGTACGGCTACGAGGTCTACATGGAGGACACCATCGAAGACACTCCCGAGATGCGGCGCAAGTACGTCCGCTTCATCGCCCAGGAGGTCGAACGCGACGGTCGCCTCCCACACTTCACCGCCGACGCCGTCGAGGAACTCATCCTCGAGTCCAAGCGTCGCTCGGGTCGGAAGAACCACCTGACGCTACACTTCCGTACCCTCGGCGGACTGGTCCGCGTCGCCGGCGACATCGCTCGCTCGGAGGACCGAGAACGAACCACTCGCGACGACGTCTTGCGAGCCAAAGACCGTTCGCGATCGATCGAGCAACAGCTCGCCGACGACTACATCGAACGGCGCAAGGACTACGAACTGCAGGTCACTAAAGACGGCGTCGAGGGTCGCGTCAACGGCCTGGCCGTCATGGGCGAGGACTCCGGTATCATGCTCCCCGTCATGGCCGAAATCGCCCCCGCACAGGGTGGTGGACAGGTAATCGCGACGGGGCAACTCAAGGAGATGGCCGAGGAGTCCGTCCAGAACGTCTCGGCGATCATCAAGAAGTTCTCGGACGTCGACCTCTCGGAGAAAGACATCCACATCCAGTTCGTCCAGGCCGGTCAACAGGGTGTCGACGGCGACTCCGCCTCCATCACGGTGGCGACCGCCGTCATCAGCGCCCTCGAGGACATTCCGGTCGACCAGTCGATCGCGATGACCGGATCGCTGTCGGTGCGGGGCGACGTGCTCCCGGTTGGCGGGGTCACTCACAAGATCGAAGCCGCCGCCAAAGCCGGCTGCAAGACGGTCATCATCCCCAAGGCTAACGAACAAGACGTCATGATCGAAGACGAGTACGAGGAGATGATCGAGATCGTCCCCTGTTCGAACATCAGCGAGGTCCTCGAGGTTGCCCTCATGAGCGAACCGAAGAAGGACTCGCTGCTCGATCGACTCAGGTCGATCACCGGTACCGCCTTCGACCAGGGCTCCGTCGGCTCCGCGAGCGGCTCGAACCCGAGCCTGCAGTAA
- a CDS encoding polyprenyl synthetase family protein has translation MRETITRRRAAIEDALRNHLPDVDEFEQYREGPVSIGRPRTRGQVFLALFDGFSAGTRVPDRILPIAVALELASLQTRVHRTALERPRSTTAEYDPTRDILRGDLLESTAFETMLSVRASPRVVQRCFGVLVRASRRVQEGNAMDYGAETVIRHPDLDVGRRFGALTGGAAELARIVTEADDYRRRLIEAGSAFEYHLWLHLRSPKTVTAESSKSSTPVDVCRRQIDALADCCPSPSGERVRRQLRAFLEESTNYEAADSRA, from the coding sequence ATGAGAGAAACGATCACCCGGAGACGAGCAGCGATCGAAGACGCGCTTCGAAACCACCTCCCCGACGTGGACGAGTTCGAGCAGTATCGCGAGGGGCCGGTATCGATCGGTCGCCCTCGAACGCGCGGACAGGTGTTTCTGGCGCTGTTCGACGGATTCAGCGCTGGTACCCGCGTTCCCGATCGGATTCTCCCCATCGCAGTCGCCCTCGAACTCGCGTCGTTACAGACGCGCGTTCACCGAACCGCGCTCGAGCGACCCCGTTCGACGACCGCCGAATACGACCCGACGCGCGACATCCTTCGAGGGGATCTCCTCGAGTCAACGGCGTTCGAAACGATGCTTTCGGTTCGTGCTTCGCCCCGAGTCGTCCAGCGCTGTTTCGGGGTTCTCGTCCGAGCGAGCAGGCGAGTGCAAGAGGGCAATGCGATGGATTACGGAGCCGAAACCGTGATCCGACACCCCGATCTGGACGTCGGTCGACGGTTCGGTGCGCTCACCGGTGGCGCAGCCGAGCTCGCAAGAATCGTCACCGAAGCCGACGACTACCGACGGCGACTGATCGAGGCCGGAAGTGCGTTCGAGTATCATCTGTGGTTGCACCTGAGGTCACCAAAGACGGTGACCGCGGAATCTTCGAAATCGTCGACTCCGGTAGACGTGTGCCGCCGCCAAATCGATGCGCTCGCCGATTGTTGTCCGTCCCCGTCGGGAGAACGGGTCCGTCGACAATTGCGCGCGTTCCTCGAGGAGAGCACGAACTACGAGGCGGCCGACTCAAGAGCGTGA
- a CDS encoding TetR/AcrR family transcriptional regulator, producing MAAQSRSDETTDAIMRATYQALCKHGYPDTTISNIAAEFDKSKGLLYYHYDDKDDLLTDFLRYLLERFDSNIKDDIDGDPYEQLIGLIERILPARLDDDQLRFRQAFFEIRSQAPHSEAYHDLIAQNDDLLRSELTSVIERGIDSGQFRSVDPEQTVDFILTMSIGTMERVATLEDEDLYRRNRRSLIEYIDRQLLEESDGTE from the coding sequence ATGGCCGCACAATCACGATCCGACGAAACGACGGACGCGATAATGCGTGCAACGTATCAGGCGTTGTGCAAACACGGCTATCCGGATACGACCATCTCGAATATCGCCGCCGAATTCGACAAGAGCAAGGGGCTTCTGTACTATCACTACGATGATAAAGACGATCTCCTCACCGATTTTCTACGATATCTCCTCGAGCGATTCGACTCGAACATCAAAGACGATATCGACGGCGATCCGTACGAGCAACTCATCGGATTGATCGAACGGATTCTTCCCGCTCGATTGGACGACGATCAACTTCGGTTCCGACAGGCGTTCTTCGAGATTCGATCGCAGGCACCCCACAGCGAAGCGTACCACGATTTGATCGCACAAAACGATGACTTACTCCGCTCGGAGTTGACGAGCGTGATAGAACGCGGTATCGATTCGGGACAGTTTCGATCGGTCGATCCGGAGCAGACGGTGGACTTCATTCTTACGATGAGTATCGGGACGATGGAACGGGTGGCGACGCTCGAAGACGAGGACCTGTATCGTCGAAACCGTCGGAGTCTCATAGAATATATCGATCGACAGCTACTCGAGGAGTCAGACGGGACGGAGTGA
- a CDS encoding IclR family transcriptional regulator, with product MTKPPKKRTGRRIQSVEIAFNILDAVRKNDQITVTELADELSHSKSTIHSHLQTLEEQEIIVRYDDGYRLSLQVLDMANDVRDQVANYDVIVDEVDELAAETGEIAQFGLEEHGKVSYLYKAMGNQAVETASRAGGKQPMYSTSLGKAILAFLPSDKRDAIVSDTTFASKTPKTITDPNSLDEELDTIAERGYAIDDEENIEGLRCVAAPVRNGKTVLGAISITGPASRITDDYLHGELADSVQRAANVIELNTKFS from the coding sequence ATGACAAAACCACCCAAGAAACGAACGGGGCGCAGGATACAATCGGTGGAAATCGCGTTCAATATCCTCGATGCCGTACGGAAGAACGATCAGATCACCGTGACAGAACTAGCCGACGAACTCAGCCACTCGAAGAGTACGATACACAGTCACCTACAGACCTTAGAAGAGCAAGAGATTATCGTTCGCTACGACGACGGCTACCGACTGAGCCTCCAGGTACTGGACATGGCTAACGACGTCCGCGATCAGGTCGCTAACTACGACGTGATCGTCGACGAGGTCGACGAACTGGCGGCCGAGACGGGGGAAATCGCTCAGTTTGGCCTCGAAGAACACGGGAAAGTATCCTACCTCTACAAGGCGATGGGAAATCAGGCGGTCGAAACGGCGTCACGCGCCGGTGGGAAACAGCCGATGTACTCGACCTCGCTCGGAAAAGCCATTCTCGCGTTCCTTCCGTCCGACAAACGGGACGCGATCGTCAGCGACACGACGTTCGCGTCGAAAACGCCGAAAACGATCACGGACCCGAACAGTCTCGACGAGGAACTCGACACGATCGCCGAGCGCGGGTACGCGATCGACGACGAGGAAAACATCGAGGGACTTCGCTGTGTCGCCGCGCCCGTCAGGAACGGAAAAACGGTGCTCGGTGCCATCAGTATCACAGGTCCGGCCAGTCGGATCACGGACGACTACCTGCACGGCGAACTCGCCGACAGCGTCCAACGAGCCGCAAACGTCATCGAACTCAATACCAAATTCTCCTAG